One Candidatus Atelocyanobacterium thalassa isolate ALOHA genomic window, GGTAAATTTTTAATTTTGGACCTACTACAATTACAGAACGACCAGAGTAATCAACCCTTTTTCCTAAAAGATTTTGACGAAAACGACCTTGCTTACCTTCAATAATATCAGATAATGATTTGAGAGGTCTATTATTCGCTCCTACCACTGTACGACCTCTTCTCCCGTTATCAATCAGAGCATCAACTGCTTCTTGCAGCATACGCTTTTCATTCCGAACAATAATTTCTGGAGCAAGAATTTCTTGAAGTCGAGCCAAACGGTTATTACGATTGATAACTCTTCGATATAAATCATTTAGATCAGATGTTGCAAAGCGTCCCCCATCTAACTGAACCATGGGTCGAAGATCAGGAGGAATTACAGGAATTACTTCTAAAACCATCCATTCGGCGAGTGATCCAGTAGCAATGAAGTTATCTATTACTCGTAGACGCTTAATTAGTTTTGCTCTCTTTTGCCCTTTACTTTGAGTAATTTCTTCTCGTAACTTTTCTGCTATTTCTTCTAGATCCATTTCTTGAAGTAATCTATGAATCGCTTCCGCTCCAATACCAACTTCTATTCCATATAGATCTGAGTCTTCAGCATAAATTTGATCTTCAATTTCAATCCATTGCTCTTCAGTTAATAGTTGTTTATATTGAAGATTGCTAGCATTGCCTGGGTCTAAAACTACGTAAGCATTAAAGTAAACAATTTGTTCTACGTCTTTTAAAGCCATATCAAGTAAGATACTCATATAGCTAGGAATTCCTTTCAAATACCATACATGTGTAACAGGAGCCGCTAACTTTATAAAACCCATGCGATGTCTACGAACACGAGATTCTGTAACTTCAACTCCACAACGTTCACAAACAATACCACGGTGACGAACTCTCTTATACTTGCCACACCAACATTCCCAGTCTTTTGAAGGACCAAAAATTCGTTCACAAAATAGTCCGTCCATCTCTGGCTTCAAAGTTCTGTAATTGATGGTTTCAGGCTTCGTCACCTCTCCAACAGTAGTACCATTAGGAAGAGTTCTTTCCCCCCACTGACGGATACGTTCTGGAGAAGCTAATCCAATTTTGACATAGTCAAATCTTGTATCTTGTTCTGGTTTCATGTTTGATAATTTTAAGAATATAAAATTTTTTCCTATCTCTACTAATTACTGCATAACTAATTTTGTAGAAGATTTAGTAACGTAATAGAGAGAAATTAATAGTAGTTAGAATAAACTTAAAACTCTAGAGTAAAATAATGAACACTATTTTTTATACTTACACATAATGAATAATGACATTTTTAACATTTACTTTTAATTTATAATTAAAATTATTTTAGAAATAGTTAATTCCTAAAATAGAAAGTTTAAATATTAATTGCAGTTTTTATTAAAAACCTCCGTTTCAGAATTTTAAGTTTACTCTTTAAGAATATCTACTAAAGATAATACATATTGAATGTAAAATAAAATCAGCCTTTTATCATACAATTTTTTAGCTTTTAGAGCAATATTTTAAGTAAGAATAAACAATTAATACTTCTAATATAAATGAAAATATAATCTATAGACTATATAAAAGTTAACAAGTTGGTTTTTAAACATTCAGCAAAATATTAAAAATAATTACCTTAGATTAGTTTACTCCAAAAAATTACTTAAAGAACTGAGTTAAAGTTAGTATTTCTATTATTTATTAGTATGAA contains:
- a CDS encoding DNA-directed RNA polymerase subunit gamma, with amino-acid sequence MKPEQDTRFDYVKIGLASPERIRQWGERTLPNGTTVGEVTKPETINYRTLKPEMDGLFCERIFGPSKDWECWCGKYKRVRHRGIVCERCGVEVTESRVRRHRMGFIKLAAPVTHVWYLKGIPSYMSILLDMALKDVEQIVYFNAYVVLDPGNASNLQYKQLLTEEQWIEIEDQIYAEDSDLYGIEVGIGAEAIHRLLQEMDLEEIAEKLREEITQSKGQKRAKLIKRLRVIDNFIATGSLAEWMVLEVIPVIPPDLRPMVQLDGGRFATSDLNDLYRRVINRNNRLARLQEILAPEIIVRNEKRMLQEAVDALIDNGRRGRTVVGANNRPLKSLSDIIEGKQGRFRQNLLGKRVDYSGRSVIVVGPKLKIYQCGLPREMAIELFQPFVIHRLIRLGLVNNIKAAKKLIIKGDSSIWNVLKEVIAGHPVLLNRAPTLHRLGIQAFEPILVEGRAIQLHPLVCPAFNADFDGDQMAVHVPLSLESQAEARLLMLACHNILSPATGAPIVAPSQDMVLGCYYLTAENPDAQKGGGRYFANFEDAIKAYEQGNIDLHAYIWLRCEDPYEEVITDKPDKEVIKTETSEDGSIIKYYRERKVRELNGEILSQFIRTTAGRIIYNKTIQDALAFLD